One genomic segment of Nilaparvata lugens isolate BPH chromosome Y, ASM1435652v1, whole genome shotgun sequence includes these proteins:
- the LOC120355255 gene encoding breast carcinoma-amplified sequence 3-like — protein MSSVVLPQPVSDPSIIDSVAGFIHEVIPQAYSSVLPGDSRESVVRARFEQADYNDPSLYPEAGEDCDSTPPLLLVLGYSNGVQVWSIGSSGEAVEVLSWNQRVVRTLRFLPSPHSSAYTTSSSSSPLGSVRA, from the exons ATGTCGTCTGTCGTCCTTCCTCAACCCGTGAGTGACCCTTCCATTATTGACAGTGTTGCTGGATTCATTCATGAAGTTATACCTCag GCTTACTCAAGTGTTCTGCCAGGCGACTCTAGGGAAAGCGTAGTACGGGCCAGATTCGAGCAAGCCGATTATAACGATCCATCACTTTATCCCGAGGCTGGTGAGGATTGTGATTCAACTCCACCTCTGCTATTGGTGCTCGGTTATAGCAATGGCGTACAG GTGTGGAGCATTGGGTCGAGTGGAGAAGCGGTTGAAGTTCTCTCATGGAATCAACGCGTTGTGCGCACACTCCGCTTTCTCCCCTCTCCTCACTCCTCCGCCtacaccacctcctcctcttcctcccctcTCGGATCCGTTCGCGCATAA